One part of the Truepera radiovictrix DSM 17093 genome encodes these proteins:
- a CDS encoding L-rhamnose mutarotase: MPNKRVGFVLKVKSELLEQYKARHQNVWPEMRAALREAGWHNYTLFMRADGLLFGYFETPESLEAARAKMAATEVNARWQAQMAPFFELPEGARPDEMMLELEEVFHLD, translated from the coding sequence ATGCCGAACAAGCGCGTAGGGTTTGTGCTGAAAGTAAAGTCTGAACTCCTCGAGCAGTACAAGGCGCGACACCAAAACGTCTGGCCAGAGATGCGCGCGGCGCTAAGAGAAGCCGGTTGGCACAACTACACCCTCTTTATGCGGGCCGATGGGTTGCTGTTCGGTTACTTCGAGACGCCAGAATCGCTCGAGGCAGCACGAGCGAAGATGGCGGCGACCGAGGTGAACGCGCGGTGGCAGGCGCAGATGGCGCCCTTTTTCGAGCTGCCCGAGGGGGCGCGCCCCGACGAGATGATGCTCGAGCTCGAAGAGGTGTTTCACCTCGACTAG